In one Musa acuminata AAA Group cultivar baxijiao chromosome BXJ2-5, Cavendish_Baxijiao_AAA, whole genome shotgun sequence genomic region, the following are encoded:
- the LOC135584070 gene encoding uncharacterized protein LOC135584070: MAVRLSAMSLMLGTLLLALASISTTSLAARVIVGDSAHWTFGYNYTEWANKSSPFYQNDTLVFMYDPPNSTTFPHSVYLMKNLRSFLACDLRKAKLVANVLQGGGDGFEFVLKKRKPHYFACGERNGIHCSVGLMKFVVLPLRRCHG; encoded by the exons ATGGCCGTGAGACTTAGTGCTATGAGTTTGATGCTGGGAACTCTCCTACTTGCTCTGGCTTCCATCTCGACTACGTCTTTAGCAGCTAGAGTTATCGTTGGTGACTCGGCACATTGGACCTTCGGGTATAACTACACAGAATGGGCGAACAAAAGTTCCCCTTTCTATCAAAATGATACCTTGG TGTTCATGTACGATCCTCCGAACAGCACCACGTTTCCACACAGCGTGTACCTGATGAAGAACCTGCGCAGCTTTCTTGCGTGCGACCTGAGGAAGGCGAAGCTCGTGGCCAACGTCTTGCAAGGAGGCGGCGACGGCTTCGAGTTCGTCCTAAAGAAGAGGAAGCCACACTACTTCGCGTGCGGGGAGCGCAATGGCATTCATTGCAGCGTTGGGCTGATGAAGTTTGTTGTGTTACCTCTGAGGCGTTGCCATGGCTGA